ATTATAGTAGTAGGTGGCCTGATACTCCGTCCTATCCAGGCGTCCGGAGATTATTTGAAGCCCTTGATTGGGAAAATCAGTATCATGCCTATTACGTTCCATTATGCGATTCTGTTCATACCTTTGCTGATGACATGGCTAATATTGTTGATTTGTTCCACGCGGGAACGCTATGTGACGAAATTATGGTGGATGGGATGAAGTTCATAAAACAGGAGCATAGACGTCTAGCTATATATAATTTTTCATTAGCAACTGGGTTAAGATGTGTATCGTTAATGAATGTTTTTTCAGCTGCAGGTTATGAAGAAATATTAGATGAGATGCAGCCTAGACTTGAGAAAATGGAACAGATTCTAATCCGCAATGATGAATACGATCACTCAAGGATATAAATGCATTCTCAATAAAAGCCACACTTATTAGCAATGGTTATAACGGGTAGAGTGACCTGCTCCCCGTATAACAATATCCGCTTCTGGTACGGAGCGGACAGTGTGGAGAACTTTTATATCAGCTATGGCCGAGGGGCGTACGTTCAGATTATGGTAGAAATACCCCTGGACTGTTAGGTGCCGCCAGCATAATTAAAAAAAGCTCCCGACAGAGAGCTTTTGGATCTCTTAACTAGTGTGGCATGGCTTACAGCAATAGTAGCAACCGTTAATTCTATAGCCCGGCCAGCGGCGTTTAGCATCAAGAACAGCACTTTGGCAGGATGGGTGATAGCCCAAAGAAATTTGGTTCTCTGAAGCAGGCATATAAGAACAACCATTAGTGACATCATGTACTTCATGATCACCATTAGCTTGCTGGTTTTTGTTGATAACATAGTTAGGCATTCTATCTCCTCGTTTTTTAGTACGAAAATAGTGTGCTGCGCTTCTCTTACATCGGTTTTTGTACTGGGGATTTCAAGCTCGTATTATATTATTTTTAATTTTGTTGATAGAGTTAACATTCCAGATGTAATCGTGCAGTGTTTTCCTCTGTAAAGTGGATCGGTATTGAACCGCTAATGCGCCCATAAACATCGTTTGAGCAGTGCTCCACTCCCGATTGGATAACATACGTTGAAGATGAAGCATCCACTTTTGGCTAGCTCTTGCAGGGCGAGGAGCTTAGGCACTTTTTCCGCAAAGTCGCGTTACATCTGGCTAGTGATGTGTTGCTCTTTCGCGACTGCCACACGTCAATAAATGACAGATGTAGCGGTATTAGGCGCAGCTATTTAGGCATAGCCCTGAGCCACAAAGCACTAGCTCAAATCTGAGCCAATACACATAAGATGTTCTTCGCCCACTACCTGCCTATCTATTAAATCAACCCGCCTCGCCACCTGTCCTTTTTCCTTCACCATTTCGTCATCCACGCTTCGCCGGTCTGTCACACAGCTTTTGCCAACATAATCGCCAATCCCCCTGATTGAAGCGATGTACCGCGCTGCCCGCTGGCGGCATTCCGGTCCCGCTTCGTGGCTAACCGATCCGCGAGCGAATGTCCGCCCGGAAAGGCTCCCTGCGAGCAGGAGTTTTTTTATGGACATGATATCTAGACATCCTACCACTGTGTATCAGGCTATCGCCGCCCGGCTGGAAGAAGAGCTGCGCACCGTCTACCGCTGCGGTGACTATCTGCCGTCCGAGCAGCAGTTGGCGGCGCGCTACGAGGTCAATCGCCATACGCTGCGCCGAGCGGTGGATGAACTGGTCAATAAAGGGCTGGTGCAGCGTCGGCATGGCGTCGGCATTCTGGTGCTGATGCGACCTTATGACTATCCGTTGCATGCGCAGGCGCGTTTCAGCCAAAACCTGCTGGAGCAGGGCAGTCATCCCACCAGCGAGCGGTTGCTGGCGGTATTGCGCCCGGCCAACGCCGATGTGGCGGCGGCGCTGGGGCGGGAAGATGGCGACGAGGTAATCCACCTGCGCACCCTGCGCCGGGTCAACGGCGTGCCGGTATCGCTGATCGATCACTACCTGCCGGCGCTGGACTGGTGGCCGGCGTTGCAGCGTTTCACCAGCGGGTCGCTGCACGATTTTCTGGCCCGCGAGCTACAGCAATCCCTGACCCGCCGCCAGACCCGCATCAGCGCCCGCGCATCGCAGGCAAAAGAAGCGCAGTTACTGGAGGTGGCGCGGCAAACCCCGCTGATGTGCATCCGCACGCTCAATATTTGCAGCGGCAGCGACCGGGTGGCGGAGTATTCCGTCAGTCTGGCGCGGGCCGACATGATCGAACTGACAATGGAGCACTGAATGGCAACCCAAACCGCAAGGCAACGCTGGCTGTCGGTACTGGCGCACAGCGATCCGGAGCAACTGCAACGCCACTGGCAACCGCTGAGTCTGCATCCGGCCTGGCAAACATTACGGGCGCCGGAAACCGGGCTGGCTCGTTTGCAGGCGCGCATCGGCGCGACCGGCAATCGCTTCGTGCTGGGTGATGTCACCGTCACCCGCGCGGTGGTTCGGCTGGACGACGGCACCTGCGGCTACAGCTACGTTACCGGCCGCAACAAGCCCCACGCCGAGCTGTGCGCGGTGATCGACGCCTTGTTGCAACAGCAGGGCACGCAAAGCGCGCTCTACCAACAACTGATCGTGCCGCTGGCCGCTACCCGTGACGAGTTGCGTCAGCAACGGGCGCGGGAGATAGCCAGCAGCAAGGTCGATTTCTTTACGCTGGTGCGAGGAGATAACGCATGACGCTACTGGCAGGATTTTCCCATCCCTGGCGCGATGCGCAGTACGCGTTTCGCCGCATTCTGAAAGCGATGAGCGAACCGGGCGTGGTGGTGTCGCTGAATCATGATATCGGCTGGGACGGACTCTCGCCGTCCGCCACCGCGGTGGCGCTGACGCTGATGGACCGCGAAACGCCGCTGTGGCTGGACCCGGCCTTGTCGCAGGAGACATTGCTGACCAATCTGCGCTTTCACACCGGCGTGAAGCTGGTGGAGCGCGAGGCGGCGGCGTTCGCGCTGTTGCCGATCAGCCGGGAACTGTCGCTGGATGGTTTTGCCGCCGGCGACGAGATGGCACCGGAAAACGGCGTCACGCTGGTGCTGGAAGTGCCCGCGCTGGGCGGCGGACGCGCATTGCGCCTGACCGGGCCGGGGATTGCCGAAGCGCGCATGATTGCGCCGCAGTTGCCCGCCAGCGTACTGGATTATCTGGAACAGCGCCCGCACCCGTTTCCCGCCGGGCTGGACTTCATGTTTACCTGCGGCGGCACGCTGATGGCGTTGCCGCGCACCACGCATGTGGAGGTGTGCTGATGTATGTCGCGGTGAAAGGGGGCGAAAAAGCCATTGAGGCCGCTCATCAGTTACAGGCCAACCTGCGGCGCGGCGACACCCGGCTTCCAGAGGTGCAGGCGGCGCAGATTGAACAGCAACTGGGGCTGGCGGTGGATCGGGTAATGACCGAGGGCGGTATTTACGACCGGGAACTGGCGGCGCTGGCGATCAAACAGGCCAGCGGCGACCTGGTGGAGGCGATTTTTCTGCTGCGCGCCTATCGCACCACGCTGCCCCGGCTGGCGGACAGCCTGCCGCTGGATACCGGGCGGATGCAACTGGAGCGGCGTATTTCGGCGGTGTACAAGGACCTGCCCGGCGGACAGGTGCTCGGCCCTACTTATGACTATACCCACCGGCTGCTGGATTTTGTCCTGCTGGCGGAAGGTGAGCCGCCGCTCGCGCCCAGGGCGGAAGAACCGCTGGCGGACCACTGCCCGCACATGTTCACCATGATGACGGCGGAAGGGTTGGCGGCGGCCGAACGGGACGACGGCAGCGAGCCGCTGGATATCACCCGCGATCCGCCCGCCTACCCGATGCCGCGCAGCGCCCGGTTACAGCAACTGGCGCGCGGCGACGAAGGGTTTCTGCTGGCGCTGGGCTACTCCACCCAGCGTGGTTACGGCCGTACCCATCCGTTCGCCGGCGAGATCCGCACCGGTTACGTCACGGTGGAAATCGAACCGGAAGAACTGGGCTTTGCGCTGGAAATAGGCGACATCCTGTTGACCGAATGCGAGATGGTCAACGGTTTTACCGTGCCGGAGGAGGAGCCGCCGCATTTCACCCGCGGCTACGGGCTGGTATTCGGCCGTGCCGAACGCAAGGCGATGGCGATGGCGCTGGTGGACCGGGCGTTGCAGGCGCCGGCCTATCAGGAGCCGGTCGGCAGCCCGGCGCAGGACGAAGAGTTTGTGCTGTCGCACGCGGACAACGTGGAGGCCGCCGGTTTCGTCTCCCATCTCAAGTTGCCGCATTACGTCGACTTTCAGGCCGAGCTGGCGCTGCTGCGCCAGTTGCGCCAGTCACCGCAGGAGGAGCGCGATGAACACGCTGAGCGGATATAACCCCGGTTATCTGGATGAACAGAGTAAACGTACGATTCGGCGTGCCATCCTCAAAGCGGTGGCGATCCCCGGCTATCAGGTGCCGTTTGGCGGGCGGGAAATGCCGATGCCCTACGGCTGGGGTACCGGCGGCATCCAACTGACCGCCAGCCTGATCGGCGATGACGATGTGCTGAAAGTCATCGATCAGGGCGCCGACGACACCACCAACGCGGTATCGATCCGCCGCTTCTTTCAGCGGGTCAGCGAAGCGGCCACCACGGAACGCACGGTGGAAGCCACGCTAATTCAGACCCGGCACCGCATCCCGGAAACGCCGCTGTGCGAAGACCAGATCCTGATTTACCAGGTGCCGATCCCCGAACCGCTGCGTTTTATCGAACCGCGCGAGACGGAAACGCGCAAAATGCACGCGCTGGAGGAGTACGGCATCATGCAGGTGAAGCTGTATGAAGACATCGCCCGCTTCGGCCACATTGCCACCACCTACGCGTACCCGGTGAAAGTGAACGGTCGCTACATTATGGACCCGTCGCCGATCCCGAAATTCGACAACCCGAAAATGCACCAGATGCCGGCGCTGCAACTGTTCGGCGCCGGGCGCGAGAAGCGTATTTACGCGCTACCGCCCTATACCAACGTGGAAAGCCTCGATTTTGACGACCACCCGTTCAGCGTTCAGCGCTGGGAGCAGCCCTGCGCGCTGTGCGGTTCGCACGACAGCTACCTCGACGAGGTGGTGATGGACGATCAGGGCACCCGCCTGTACGTCTGTTCCGATACCGATTATTGCCGCGAGCGTCAGGAGGCTGGGCACCATGAATCACATTGATCAGGCTGGTGTGGATCAGGTTGTTGTGGATCAGGCCGTCGTACCGGTTGGCGGTGACGCTGAAACACCGCTGTTGCAGGTGCGCAATTTGACCCACCTGTACGCGCCCGGTAAGGGCTTCAGCGAGGTGTCGTTCGATCTCTATCCCGGCGAAGTGCTGGGGATTGTCGGCGAGTCCGGTTCCGGC
The DNA window shown above is from Dickeya dadantii NCPPB 898 and carries:
- the phnF gene encoding phosphonate metabolism transcriptional regulator PhnF, which produces MDMISRHPTTVYQAIAARLEEELRTVYRCGDYLPSEQQLAARYEVNRHTLRRAVDELVNKGLVQRRHGVGILVLMRPYDYPLHAQARFSQNLLEQGSHPTSERLLAVLRPANADVAAALGREDGDEVIHLRTLRRVNGVPVSLIDHYLPALDWWPALQRFTSGSLHDFLARELQQSLTRRQTRISARASQAKEAQLLEVARQTPLMCIRTLNICSGSDRVAEYSVSLARADMIELTMEH
- the phnG gene encoding phosphonate C-P lyase system protein PhnG, with the translated sequence MATQTARQRWLSVLAHSDPEQLQRHWQPLSLHPAWQTLRAPETGLARLQARIGATGNRFVLGDVTVTRAVVRLDDGTCGYSYVTGRNKPHAELCAVIDALLQQQGTQSALYQQLIVPLAATRDELRQQRAREIASSKVDFFTLVRGDNA
- a CDS encoding alpha-D-ribose 1-methylphosphonate 5-phosphate C-P-lyase PhnJ → MNTLSGYNPGYLDEQSKRTIRRAILKAVAIPGYQVPFGGREMPMPYGWGTGGIQLTASLIGDDDVLKVIDQGADDTTNAVSIRRFFQRVSEAATTERTVEATLIQTRHRIPETPLCEDQILIYQVPIPEPLRFIEPRETETRKMHALEEYGIMQVKLYEDIARFGHIATTYAYPVKVNGRYIMDPSPIPKFDNPKMHQMPALQLFGAGREKRIYALPPYTNVESLDFDDHPFSVQRWEQPCALCGSHDSYLDEVVMDDQGTRLYVCSDTDYCRERQEAGHHESH
- the phnH gene encoding phosphonate C-P lyase system protein PhnH, with protein sequence MTLLAGFSHPWRDAQYAFRRILKAMSEPGVVVSLNHDIGWDGLSPSATAVALTLMDRETPLWLDPALSQETLLTNLRFHTGVKLVEREAAAFALLPISRELSLDGFAAGDEMAPENGVTLVLEVPALGGGRALRLTGPGIAEARMIAPQLPASVLDYLEQRPHPFPAGLDFMFTCGGTLMALPRTTHVEVC
- a CDS encoding carbon-phosphorus lyase complex subunit PhnI, which translates into the protein MYVAVKGGEKAIEAAHQLQANLRRGDTRLPEVQAAQIEQQLGLAVDRVMTEGGIYDRELAALAIKQASGDLVEAIFLLRAYRTTLPRLADSLPLDTGRMQLERRISAVYKDLPGGQVLGPTYDYTHRLLDFVLLAEGEPPLAPRAEEPLADHCPHMFTMMTAEGLAAAERDDGSEPLDITRDPPAYPMPRSARLQQLARGDEGFLLALGYSTQRGYGRTHPFAGEIRTGYVTVEIEPEELGFALEIGDILLTECEMVNGFTVPEEEPPHFTRGYGLVFGRAERKAMAMALVDRALQAPAYQEPVGSPAQDEEFVLSHADNVEAAGFVSHLKLPHYVDFQAELALLRQLRQSPQEERDEHAERI